The Streptomyces capitiformicae genome contains the following window.
CTGGGACGTTCGGACGTGCCGGGGGGATCGCACTCGCGGGTCCTTCCGCCGAAGTCGTGACGTCCATGGATACGCATCCCGGCGTGGACATGTTCAAAAGTTCAATGAGGTCTGAGGTGGCCGGATCGGGTCAGCCGGGCCAGGTTCCGGTCAGGCGGCGGGTGGCGGTGGCCCCGGAGCGGTCGACGGCGGCTTTGACGGCCGCAAAGATGGCGCCCTGCAGGGTGGCGGCGAGCAGGACCTCGCGCCAGGTGCGTTCCTCGTCGGTGGCGTCGGGTGCGTCCTCTTCGTGGCCGAGCTTCTTCCACGCCTGCTTGAACAAGGCGCCGGAGAGCATGCCGCTGACCGCGCCGAGGCCCAGGCCGACCGGCTTGTAGGCGAGTTTGGAGACTTTCATCGACGTGCCTTCCTGCGACGGCGCATCAGCGCCAGGGCCAGCAGCCCGGCCGTGACGGCGAGCAGCGCGGTGCGGTTCTCGCGCGCCATGCGGGCGCCTTGGTCGGCCCGCTGCCTCAGGGGTTCGGGGGCCTTGTCCTGCACGGTCCGCGCGGCGTGGGCGGCCTTGTCGCGGACCTGGACGACCGTCTGGCCGGCCTTCTGCCGTACGGGCTCGGGGGTCCGCTCCCGCACCGTGTGGGCGGTGTGGGCGGCCCTGTCCCGTACCTGGGTCGCCACATGGCCCGCCTGCCCTTTCACGGCGGCGGCCCTGTGTTGCGCCCTGGCCTTGAAATCGCTCTTCGTGGCCAGCGCCTCGACGGTCTCTCCGAGCTCCTGGCGGGTCTGTTCCACCTGTTCGCGCAGTTCCTCGGGGGTCTGGGCGTTGGTGTCCTGTGGCTTGTCCTGGTGCCGGGTCATTGCTGCGTCCTCTCCTTGATCTCCTTCATGTCGGCCTTCACTCTGTCCACGGTTTCCTGTGGTGCGGGAGAGCCGGCCTTGTCGATCTCCTTCTTGCCGGTCGATGGGGATGGTGATCGTGGTGGCCACCAGGGCCTGCGGGGTCAGCGCCCCGAAGGGGCCGGCGCCGCCGAGGAGCCCGCCGCCGCGCCCGTATCGCTCGCCCTTGCTTTGCGGTCATCCGTCAATGTCGCCCGGGTACCCGGCCTCAGCCGGTCCATCCCGCCCGGCGCCGCCCTCTTCACCCCAGGTGGCGCAGCAGCAACCGGGGCGCGGCCCGGACGAGCCCTGCCGCGGCGAGCCCGATCACGACCCCGGTGACGACATCCGCGGGGTTGTCAGCTGCTTGCGGGGGAGCGTGCACGAGGGCGGCTTAACTCGACCGTGTGATGGTCGGCATCCGGGTTTGCGGCGTCCTGGGCCGTCCGGGTCAACGTGATCGTGCGATCTGGGACGCCGGGTACGGCGCCAGCAGGCGGGGCCCCCGATCCGCCGGAGTGATGGTTCAGGGCCTCCCCGTCGCCTCTGGCCGTACCCATTTGGCCAGGTCGTACAGGCAGGTCGTACAGGGCAGTGTCCATAGCGGCCTCCGGCCGCGGGGGCCTCCTGGGATCGGACGAGCGGACTCGCTCCTGCTCAGTCAAGAGGAACGGCAGGGGGCACCGCTGTGCACCCGCTCGGCGGCGACCGTCACCGCGGGCATGGCGCAGACGGTACCCGCCCACGGCGGGCCAGATGGGCATGATCGCGGCGGTGAAGCCGACGGCCGCAGCGGTCAGCCCTGGTCCTTTCCGCCCTGGTCATTTCCGCCCTGGTCCATGAGGCGCTGCTCGTCCTCCTCGTCCCACTTACGGGTGTCGCGCGGTTCGACGTACGGCTCCTCCCGCTCGGGATGGCCGCCGGCGATGGCCCGCTGGCGGGAGGTTTCGGCGTCGAATTCCAGGCCGAGGAGGATCGCCAGATTGGTGATCCACAGCCACACCAGGAAGACGATGATCCCGGCGAACGTCCCGTAGGTCTTGTTGTAGGAGGCGAAATTCGCCACGTAGAACGCGAACCCGGCCGAGGCGATCATCCAGATCAGCAGCGCCAGGAAGCTGCCCGGCGTGACCCAGCGAAAGCCCCTCACCCGCGCGTTCGGCGTCGCCCAGTACAGGATCGCGATCATGATGGTGACCAGCAGCACCAGCACCGGCCACTTGGCGATCGACCACACCGTCAGCGCGGTGTCCCCCATACCCAGCGTGGTGCCGGCCTGACGGGCCAGAGGGCCGGTGAAGACCACGATCAGCGCGCTGATGACCGCCAGGACCATGAGTACCACGGTGACAGCCACACGGACCGGCAGCACCTTCCACACCGGCCGGCCCTCGGGGACGTCGTAGACGGCGTTGGCCGTACGGATGAACGCCGCGACATAACCGGAGGCCGACCACACCGCCAGCACCAGGCCGACGATCGCCATCACCGAGCCGAGCCCGGCGTTGCCCTGCAGTTGCCGCACCGCGTTGGTGATCACCTCGCGTGCGGCGCCCGGGGTGAACTCGGTGAGGTTGCTCAGTACCCTGTCCGTGGTCGACGCGCCGGTGATGCCGAGCAGCGAGACCAGCACGAGCAGTGCCGGGAAGAGCGACAGGATTCCGTAGTAGGTCAGGGCCGCCGCCCGGTCGGTGAGCTCGTCCTTCTTGAACTCGCTCCTCGTCCGGCGCAGCACCGCCCACCACGACTTCTTGCCCAGCTCCGTCGGAGCGTCCGGAGCCCGTTGCTCCACTTCCGGCTCCGGGCCGTACTTCGGCTTCGTGTCCGGTTCCGGCTCGGAGCCGTACTTCGCATCCGGCTCCCGGCTCTCACGTGGGGTGGCAGGCGGCCGCCGCCCGACTTTCGCGTGTCCTCGCCGGTGAGTACCACCGTCACCGGACGCTTGCCCTTTATGCCCCAGTTTTATGATTCGCGTCATGGATTGACCAGTACCCCTGTCCGGGGTTCCACGCCTGCGAACCCAGGTGACGAGCCCTGGCGGGGAGCAGAGGGCATGGGACTACAACAGCGGCCCGACCTCGGCCCCGAACGCCGCCATCTGATCGACGAGCTCGCCCCGGCCACGGCTGCGGAAGCGCACCTGGATCTGGTCCACGCCCATCTCCGCGTACGCGCGCAGCGAGTCGGCGAGGGCTTGAGGTGGACCGGTGAGCGTGCGGCGGCCGACGTCCCAGCTCGGCTCACCGACGTACAGGGGCTCGGTGATGGCACCCACCACGAAGGGCCGGCCGGCCGTCCCCGCTTCCTCCCGCAGGCGCCGCAGCCGGGCGATCTGCGCCGGGAGGCGGTCGCGCGGGTCTCCCTGCGGCAGCCAGCCGTCCCCGCGTACGGCCGCCCGGCGGACGGCGGCCGGCGACGAGCCGCCCACCCACATCGGTACCCGCTCCTGCGCGGGCCGGGGCCGCTGTCCCAGACCTTCGAAGTCGTACAGCTTCCCCTGGTACGAGGGGAACTCCTCCGGCCCCAGCGCCGCCCGCAGCGCGTCGAGTGACTCGTCCAGCACCGCTCCCCGCCGTTCGAAGTCCACCCCCAGCGCCTCGAACTCCTCCCGCACATGCCCGGCCCCGGCCCCGAGGATCAGCCGCCCGCCCGAGAGGTGGTCGAGGGTCGCGTACTGCTTGGCCGTCAGCAGCGGATGCCGCAGCCCCACCACCGCGACATGGCTCAGCAGCCGCACCCGCTCGGTGACCCCCGCAAGAAAGGCGAGGGTGGCGACCGGGTCGTACCAGACCGTCCCCATCGCGGGGGCGAGACGGCGAGGGATGGCGACGTGGTCGCAGCTCGCGAGGTACGCGAAGCCGGCCCGGTCGGCGGCCCGCGCGATCTCGACCAGATCCCCGACCCCGGCGTCCGCCTCCCAGGGCTCGGCGTACAGGGTGCTCTGGGACTGGACGGGCAGCTGCATCCCGTAGACCAGTCGACCGCCGGACGGAACTCGCATGAGGCACCCCTTGACTGACGGCTCAGCAGGCCGACCACCGACCGCCCCCATGGTCGTAGCTGACGGTCCGTCAGACAAGGGGTTGGTGAGGCTCCGGCCCGGACTCCGGCAGCGAACGGGCCGCCCTCCGCAGATGTTCGGCGAGTGCCTCGACGGCCGGTGCCGAGGGGGAGGTGCGGGCGTTCGTGCCCCAGGCCAGCAGGTGGTGCCGGCGGGCCCAGGAGTCCTGCAGGGCGCATATGTCGAGGGTCTGCCGGTCGGGGCCGGGGTCGAGGGCGCGGCGCGGAACGACGGCGAGCCCGACGCCGGCGGCCGCGAGGGCGACGAGGGTGCCGAGGTCGGCGACGGTGGTGCGGTAGCGCGGCGCCGGGGCGTGCGGCCCGATGTGCTTCTCGATGTGCTTCTCGATCCAGCGGCGCAGCGACGACGCGGCGTCGAGTCCGACGAGGGGATGCTCGGCGGCCTCGCCGTACGTCAGCGCCGTGCGCCCGGCGAGAATCCCGCCGACCTGGCCGATGACGACGAGGGAGTCGTCGCCGAGGGGTTCCATGACGAGGCCCCGGTCGCGGGCCTCGTTGTCGACGACGACCCCGAGATCCGCCTCGCCCGCCACGAGCATCCGCACCGTCCGCGGGGTGCGGCTCTCGGCGACGGTGACATCGACGTCCGGGTGGGCCCGCAGGAACGAGAGCAGAGCTCTCGGCACCAGCCGGTGCATGGCGGAGCCGCCGCCCAGCAGGGTGAGGGGGGCGGTCCGGGGCCGGGCGTAGCTCGCGACGGCGCTTTCGAGGCGGGCCGTCCGGTCGAGCACCTCGCGCGCGTGCCGGGCCAGCGCGGTCCCCGCCGGTGTGGGGCGCACTCCCCGCCGGCCCCGGATCAACAGAGCCACTCCGGCGTGATGTTCGAGCGCGCGCACCCTGGCGCTGGCCGAGGGCAGGCTCAGATGCATCCGGCGGGCGCCCGCCGTGATCGACCCCTCGGTCACGATGCCGAGGAAGAGCCGCAGATCGTCGAGGTCGTAGCGCACCCGCGCCACTCTAGAACCGGGCCCGGGCCCGGCCCAGTGCCGTTGGGTAGGCTGCACATCCGGATGATCTTGGCTTGCCGAGGTGACTGCACGCATGAATACGCCCTCATCGCCCTCATCGCCCTCACTGTCCTCACCGTCCTCATCGCCACCTGGAGCGGAGCGGACTGACGGATCATCCGTCCGGATCGGCGTCCTCGTTCCGCTGACTCGGCCCGGCTGGGCCGAGGCGGGCCACCACCTGCTCGCTGGACTCGAACTGGCCGTCAGGGAAGTCAATGAGGCCGGCGGGATCGGCGGAAGACCGCTCGAGCTGGTGGTCCGGGACACCGCGGCTGATCCGCAGCGGGCCGCGGCGGCCGTGGATGAACTGGCTCGCCTGGGCGTGGCCGCCTTGACGGGGGAGTATCACAGCGTCGTCGCTCGCGCCGCCGCTGTCCGGGCCGACGCCCTCGGCCTGCCGTTCCTCTGCTCGTCGGCGGTTCTCGACACGCTCACCGAGGAGCCGACGGAATGGGTCGCGCGCCTCTCCCCGCCGCAGTCCCGCGGCTGGCAGCTCTACGCGGACTTCCTCCTCGGCGCGGGCCACAGCCGAATCGCCATAGCAGCCCAGCCGAGTGTCTACTGGGCGTCAGGGGTCCGCGTCCTTCGGGACCACCTCGCTCCACGCGGCGGCACCGTCATCGAACTCGACACGCGCGCGCTCACCCCCACCGCCGTCTGCGACGAACTCGTCGACAACCGTGCGACAGCCCTCCTTCTCCTGGTCGGCCACCCGGAGCCGGCGGTGTCGATCGTCAAGGCCGTCCGCCGCGATCGGCGCCTCGCCGCGATCATGATCGGTGCTCCGGCCGGGCAACCGGAGTTCGCCGAATGGGGGACGCTGCTGGGCGACGACGGCACCGCGATCCCGTTCCTGCGCTACCTGCCCGAGCGCCTCAGCCCCCTCGGTGCACGAGTCGAGACGGCCCTGCGCGAGCGGCTGGCCGAAGCGCCCTCCTTCGTCGCCTTCGAGGGCTACGACACGGTCGCCGTCCTCGCCGATGTGCTGCGTTCTCACGGCACGGACCGGGCACGCATCGCCGAATCCTGGCCGCGCGTCGCAGTCGAAGGCACCCGCGGCCGGATCCACTTCTCCCGCACGCCGGGCATCAGCGTCTGGCAATGGGTCTGGCCACCCATCCAGGTCGTTGATCGAGATCCGGCGGAACCCGACCGCTTCCGGATCCTTCACGCCGGCTGAGAGAGCACGGAGACCCGACCACCTGCGGCACCCCCGGCCCCAGCCCCAGCCCCAGCCTTAGGCACAGCCTTAGGCACAGCCTCAGGCTCGGTACGTGAATCGCGCATTGTGGAGCCCGCACCCGCGAGGCGATGCTCGACCGGTGTCCGAGTTGCTGCTCGTTCTGCTGGCCGGGGTCGGTGCCGGGGTGTTGAACGCCGCCGGCGGTGGCGGCACGTTCGTGGCACTGCCCGCCCTCGTCGCGGTGGGCCTGCCCCCGGTGACGGCGAACGCGGCCTCGACCATCGCCCTCGTACCCAGCTCGGTGGTCGGCGCCTGGGTCTGCCGACGCGAGATCCCGCAGGTCGGAACGGTCTCCGCGACGGCGTTGAGCACCACCAGCGCGCTCGGCGGCGCACTGGGCGCCGGCCTCCTGCTCGCCCTTCCCTCGACCACCTTCGACGCCGCCGTACCCTGGCTCCTGGCCTTCGCCACGCTCGTCCTCGCCTTCGGGCGCCGGGCCTCGGCCACGCTCGCCCGGCAAGCGAACCGACAGCACGCCCTCGGTCCGAAAGCCCTCCTGCTCAGCCAATTCCTGCTCTCCGTCTACGGCGGATACTTCGGCGGAGCCGTAGGCATCCTGATGCTCGCCCTGTGGGGCCTCACCCTCGGCCTCGACCCCGCGACCGCCAACCCGATGCGCATCGTCCAGGTCGCGGCGGCCTACCTCAGCGCGAGCGCCCTCTTACTCCTCGCCTCGGACGCCCTGGCCACCCCCCTGTTCCTGACCACGATGCTGACCGGCGCCCTGGCCGGCGGCTACCTGGGCGCCCACCTCGCCCTGCGCCTCCCGGCCCGGGCCCTGCGCACCATCGTCCTGACCACAGCGGTGACGATGACCGTCCTGTACTTCCTGCGCGCCCTGGACGGCTGACATGACGGCCACCGGCGACGAGTGCCATGAAGACCATGGGGACGATGATGACGGCACCGGCGTCCCGTACACGGACACATCGCAGGCCAGGCTGGTGATGGCCTACGAGGCGTACGAACTGGCCGAGCTCGCCCGCGCCGCCGTCCCGGTCGGCGAGCACGAGCTGAGGCCGGACGGCACGACCGGCGCCCCCGGCTCCGTGCTGGCCGATGCCGACCGGATACTCACTGCCGCACACCGGTTCCTGGAAGCCGCCGTCGTGTACGAGCGACTGGGCGGCGCCGACTGGCGACTCATCGGCGCGCTCCTGAACCTGCCCCCGCAGACCGCGCGCGACCGATTCGCGACGGCCGTCGACCGCGCTCCGGGCGAGGCGAGGTGGTGGCAGACCCATGTGGCACGGCACCCCCGGGACGCCGCGCTCGACCTCGACGACTGGGTGCTGCGCCACGAGGACGGCGACGGCGCGGACCTCGGCACCGCGCCGGTCTCGGGCGGACTGGTGCACGGGAACCCCCGCCGACGTGACGGGGATTCACCGTGAGCGGCGTGCACGCCTCTCAGCGACCGGTCGCCAGCAGTTTCACGTATCTGCGGGTGCCCAGGGTGCGTCGGGTCTCCGCTCGCGCCGTCGCAAGGTCGGTCCTCACCCGCGCCAGCTCCGCCTCGGAGCCCGCCAACCGCTTCTGACGTTGGATCAGTTCGGCCCGCTGCCGCTGGCTCTCCACACCCCTCCGCTGCCGCTCGGCGGTGAGCCGCTGCCGCTCGTCGGCTATACGGTTCTTCAGGGCGTCGCGGCTCCGCTGGGCGCCGGTCTCGATCTGCTTCAGCTCGTCGTTCAGCTGGTTCCGGAGGGTGGCCATCTCGATCTGGATGTTCGCCATGACCGGTGGCGGCACCTTGGTCGGTGCGGTGGCCCGGGCGCGCTGCTCCAGGCCCCGGCGCCAGGACTCCAGCGTGTTGGCCCTGGCCTCGCCGATGCCCGGCACGCGGATCCACTGGCCGCTGGTGCCGACCAGGTAGGCGCCCCCTTGCTGGGCGAACGCCACGCCCGTGAAGTCGGCGGCGGTACGGATCCCCGCGTCCATCAGGGCCCGGACCATCTTGTCGCCCATGTTGGTGAGCTTGCGCGCCTCCTGGATCGAGGTCCTGCGCAGCCTCTCCTGGATGTGTGTCCGGACCGCGGGCGCCAGCGCGTCGGCGATCCGGCGCGCCTCCTTGGTGGCCAGTTCCGTCAGCTGTTTCTGGATCCGGCCGGTACTGCGGTTCAGGTCCACGGTGATGCGGGCCTGGCCGTCCTTGAGTTCGGTGGTCAGCGCCTGGAGGCGTTTGTCCGAGGCGGCGTTGTTCTTGGCGACCGACTCGTCCAGCTTGCGGATGTCCTTCTCCAGGCGCTGGTGGGCCGTGGACGGATTCTTCAACTCGCGTGCGCGCAGGCGGAGTTCGCGTACGCGTGCCTTTGCGTCACGGCACTCGGGGCGCAGCCGTCGGCCGAGGCCGATCGCGGCCCCGGACACGGCGAGTGCGATCCCCTGCGTCAGGGGCAGGTAGCCGTAGGGCTGGACGGCGGCCAGCGCGAGGGCGCCGGGGGCCGCGTTGCCGAGCAGGGCGGAGGCCGCCACGACCAGGTCACCCGCGCGCCGCCGGCCGAAGCCAGGGGCGGGCTGCCCGGCGGGGCCCGGGCCGGCCTGTGCTGCTGTACCCCCGGCGGCCGCCGCCGGAATGTGTCCCGCCATCCAGGCCGGTACACCCTGCTGGAGTGGGCCGGAGGTGGTCGGCGGCGCGGTCGCCGCCGACCGGCTCCCGCCCTTGGCGGTGCCCCAGGCCGTGGCCTTGCCCTTGCCCTTGCCCGATGCCGAGCGCTGCTTGGGGAGCGCCACGGCGTCCGGCGTCAGGGCGGGCAGCGCGGAGCACGGCTTCCCGAGGAGGTTCCTGACCCGGGTGGCCACGGCTCGGATCCGTTCGTCCGGGTGGCCGAGCAGCATCGGCCAGGCCAGGGACATGGCCGGTTCGGTGAAGTCGGCCTCGGAGAGGATCAGGAACTCGCCCTGCGGATCGTGGAGTTGGGTCCAGAGTCCGGGGTCCGCGGCGACGGCGAGCAGGGAGAGCTGGATGACCCAGGCGGAGAAGCGGTCCATCGCGGGGCCGAAGTCGGCGGCCGTGCGGGACGGGGACTGGTAGTTGCGGTGGCCGTTCTCGGTGGCCTTCTCGCCCTTGAGGGCCGGGACGTACATCCCGTCGTAGTCGACGAGGTGAAGCGTTCCGTCGGACGCCACCAGGATGTTGCCGTGCTGGAGGTCTCCGTGAGCGATGCCGACCTTGTCGAGATCGGCCACCAGAGCCAGGAACCGGTCGGCCAGGGCCTGGACGGCGGCCGTGTCGGTGCGGTTGCGGTCCAGCCAGGTGAGGAGGTCGGTGCCCTGGACCCAGGCCATCTTGACCACGGGGTACCA
Protein-coding sequences here:
- a CDS encoding YihY/virulence factor BrkB family protein, whose translation is MTRIIKLGHKGQASGDGGTHRRGHAKVGRRPPATPRESREPDAKYGSEPEPDTKPKYGPEPEVEQRAPDAPTELGKKSWWAVLRRTRSEFKKDELTDRAAALTYYGILSLFPALLVLVSLLGITGASTTDRVLSNLTEFTPGAAREVITNAVRQLQGNAGLGSVMAIVGLVLAVWSASGYVAAFIRTANAVYDVPEGRPVWKVLPVRVAVTVVLMVLAVISALIVVFTGPLARQAGTTLGMGDTALTVWSIAKWPVLVLLVTIMIAILYWATPNARVRGFRWVTPGSFLALLIWMIASAGFAFYVANFASYNKTYGTFAGIIVFLVWLWITNLAILLGLEFDAETSRQRAIAGGHPEREEPYVEPRDTRKWDEEDEQRLMDQGGNDQGGKDQG
- a CDS encoding sulfite exporter TauE/SafE family protein; the encoded protein is MSELLLVLLAGVGAGVLNAAGGGGTFVALPALVAVGLPPVTANAASTIALVPSSVVGAWVCRREIPQVGTVSATALSTTSALGGALGAGLLLALPSTTFDAAVPWLLAFATLVLAFGRRASATLARQANRQHALGPKALLLSQFLLSVYGGYFGGAVGILMLALWGLTLGLDPATANPMRIVQVAAAYLSASALLLLASDALATPLFLTTMLTGALAGGYLGAHLALRLPARALRTIVLTTAVTMTVLYFLRALDG
- a CDS encoding LysR family transcriptional regulator; translated protein: MRYDLDDLRLFLGIVTEGSITAGARRMHLSLPSASARVRALEHHAGVALLIRGRRGVRPTPAGTALARHAREVLDRTARLESAVASYARPRTAPLTLLGGGSAMHRLVPRALLSFLRAHPDVDVTVAESRTPRTVRMLVAGEADLGVVVDNEARDRGLVMEPLGDDSLVVIGQVGGILAGRTALTYGEAAEHPLVGLDAASSLRRWIEKHIEKHIGPHAPAPRYRTTVADLGTLVALAAAGVGLAVVPRRALDPGPDRQTLDICALQDSWARRHHLLAWGTNARTSPSAPAVEALAEHLRRAARSLPESGPEPHQPLV
- a CDS encoding DUF3618 domain-containing protein, which translates into the protein MTRHQDKPQDTNAQTPEELREQVEQTRQELGETVEALATKSDFKARAQHRAAAVKGQAGHVATQVRDRAAHTAHTVRERTPEPVRQKAGQTVVQVRDKAAHAARTVQDKAPEPLRQRADQGARMARENRTALLAVTAGLLALALMRRRRKARR
- a CDS encoding LLM class F420-dependent oxidoreductase; this encodes MRVPSGGRLVYGMQLPVQSQSTLYAEPWEADAGVGDLVEIARAADRAGFAYLASCDHVAIPRRLAPAMGTVWYDPVATLAFLAGVTERVRLLSHVAVVGLRHPLLTAKQYATLDHLSGGRLILGAGAGHVREEFEALGVDFERRGAVLDESLDALRAALGPEEFPSYQGKLYDFEGLGQRPRPAQERVPMWVGGSSPAAVRRAAVRGDGWLPQGDPRDRLPAQIARLRRLREEAGTAGRPFVVGAITEPLYVGEPSWDVGRRTLTGPPQALADSLRAYAEMGVDQIQVRFRSRGRGELVDQMAAFGAEVGPLL
- a CDS encoding ABC transporter substrate-binding protein, with translation MTRPGWAEAGHHLLAGLELAVREVNEAGGIGGRPLELVVRDTAADPQRAAAAVDELARLGVAALTGEYHSVVARAAAVRADALGLPFLCSSAVLDTLTEEPTEWVARLSPPQSRGWQLYADFLLGAGHSRIAIAAQPSVYWASGVRVLRDHLAPRGGTVIELDTRALTPTAVCDELVDNRATALLLLVGHPEPAVSIVKAVRRDRRLAAIMIGAPAGQPEFAEWGTLLGDDGTAIPFLRYLPERLSPLGARVETALRERLAEAPSFVAFEGYDTVAVLADVLRSHGTDRARIAESWPRVAVEGTRGRIHFSRTPGISVWQWVWPPIQVVDRDPAEPDRFRILHAG
- a CDS encoding DUF4235 domain-containing protein — encoded protein: MKVSKLAYKPVGLGLGAVSGMLSGALFKQAWKKLGHEEDAPDATDEERTWREVLLAATLQGAIFAAVKAAVDRSGATATRRLTGTWPG